A window of Argopecten irradians isolate NY chromosome 1, Ai_NY, whole genome shotgun sequence contains these coding sequences:
- the LOC138325571 gene encoding sestrin-1-like isoform X2, producing MLDFAHFSKSLELKSVDLDKINGNVNTASVILDCQMCDTAPIEDGHAVQPKEIIPASSKDTETQALFVDAFLQNNRLDHVVQLMGYHPQYLECFLRTQQYLMKGDGALPFHYRHYIAIMAASRHMCTYLVHLHEQEFILQGGDPEWLKGTSHVPKKLRDLNELNKLLAHRPWLICKSHIEKLARSPNSKDNWSISELVQALILMAHFHSLCSFVYGCGIKSEIDHNGGYTYRPQSPVEKNANDVDSSDSSSTNGDINSEPEVGIEVLMERMKKLVEEGEEETTQEERVKRFEKVESQSVEIAANTVRPSPKAEVLKYVDDAEYCYQDFAKRSSVEDIPTFRATDYSWEDHGFSLSNRLYMDIGNHLEDKFSVATNMTYYTMGEVRDVDTTAFRRAIWSYIHCLYGIMHDDYNYGQVNQLLERNLKAYIKTMTCYPERLTRKDYDNVMREFKHSEKVHVNLMLLEARFQAELLYALRGVMQFMT from the exons ATGTTGGATTTTGCTCATTTTTCTAAGTCGTTGGAGCTAAAGTCTGTTGATTTGGACAAAATTAACGGGAACGTAAATACAGCTTCTGTTATATTGGATTGTCAAATGTGCGATACTGCACCCATTGAGGATGGACATGCAGTTCAACCGAAAGAG ATAATACCAGCGAGCTCTAAAGACACCGAG ACACAAGCCCTTTTTGTGGACGCTTTTCTACAAAATAACCGGCTAGACCATGTTGTTCAGCTTATGGGATATCATCCCCAGTACTTGGAATGTTTCCTGAGGACCCAGCAATATCTGATGAAAGGAGATGGGGCCCTACCATTCCACTATCGCCATTACATTGCCATTATG GCTGCCAGTCGACACATGTGCACCTATCTGGTTCATCTCCACGAGCAGGAGTTTATCCTTCAAGGTGGAGACCCCGAATGGTTGAAGGGAACTAGTCATGTTCCCAAGAAACTTAGAGATCTCAAtgaattaaacaaattattggCTCACCGTCCCTGGTTGATATGCAAGTCTCACATAGAG aaACTTGCACGGTCACCCAACTCTAAGGACAACTGGTCCATTAGTGAACTGGTCCAGGCTCTTATTCTCATGGCACATTTTCATTCACTTTGTTCGTTTGTGTATGGATGTGGGATCAAATCTGAAATCGACCATAACGGAGGATACACATACAGACCCCAGTCACCGGTAGAGAAAAACGCAAATGATGTGGATTCTTCCGACAGTTCATCTACGAATGGGGATATT AATTCCGAGCCAGAAGTAGGAATAGAAGTTCTCATGGAAAGAATGAAGAAACTAGTGGAGGAAGGAGAAGAAGAAACAACTCAAGAGGAACGAGTGAAGAGATTTGAGAAAGTGGAGAGTCAGAGTGTGGAGA TTGCCGCAAATACAGTACGGCCATCGCCAAAAGCAGAGGTCCTGAAATATGTGGATGATGCGGAATATTGTTACCAGGATTTCGCTAAACGGTCATCTGTAGAGGACATACCAACATTTAGAGCAACAGATTATAGTTGGGAGGACCATGGGTTTTCCCTTTCTAATCGCTTGTATATGGACATTGGGAACCACCTGGAAGACAAATTCTCTGTAGCTACCAACATGACCTACTATAC AATGGGCGAGGTGAGAGATGTTGATACCACTGCGTTCCGGCGAGCAATTTGGAGCTACATTCACTGTTTATATGGCATCATGCACGATGATTACAATTACGGTCAGGTGAATCAGCTGCTAGAAAGAAATCTGAAGGCTTACATTAAAACTATGACGTGTTATCCAGAACGATTGACTCGCAAAGATTACGATAATGTCATGAGGGAGTTTAAACATTCAGAAAAG GTGCATGTGAATCTGATGTTACTGGAAGCTAGGTTTCAGGCAGAACTTCTATACGCGTTACGTGGTGTGATGCAGTTTATGACGTGA
- the LOC138325571 gene encoding sestrin-1-like isoform X5, with protein MIMKYCADVPYLPRTIIPASSKDTETQALFVDAFLQNNRLDHVVQLMGYHPQYLECFLRTQQYLMKGDGALPFHYRHYIAIMAASRHMCTYLVHLHEQEFILQGGDPEWLKGTSHVPKKLRDLNELNKLLAHRPWLICKSHIEKLARSPNSKDNWSISELVQALILMAHFHSLCSFVYGCGIKSEIDHNGGYTYRPQSPVEKNANDVDSSDSSSTNGDINSEPEVGIEVLMERMKKLVEEGEEETTQEERVKRFEKVESQSVEIAANTVRPSPKAEVLKYVDDAEYCYQDFAKRSSVEDIPTFRATDYSWEDHGFSLSNRLYMDIGNHLEDKFSVATNMTYYTMGEVRDVDTTAFRRAIWSYIHCLYGIMHDDYNYGQVNQLLERNLKAYIKTMTCYPERLTRKDYDNVMREFKHSEKVHVNLMLLEARFQAELLYALRGVMQFMT; from the exons atgatAATGAAATACTGTGCAGACGTTCCTTATTTGCCCAGAACA ATAATACCAGCGAGCTCTAAAGACACCGAG ACACAAGCCCTTTTTGTGGACGCTTTTCTACAAAATAACCGGCTAGACCATGTTGTTCAGCTTATGGGATATCATCCCCAGTACTTGGAATGTTTCCTGAGGACCCAGCAATATCTGATGAAAGGAGATGGGGCCCTACCATTCCACTATCGCCATTACATTGCCATTATG GCTGCCAGTCGACACATGTGCACCTATCTGGTTCATCTCCACGAGCAGGAGTTTATCCTTCAAGGTGGAGACCCCGAATGGTTGAAGGGAACTAGTCATGTTCCCAAGAAACTTAGAGATCTCAAtgaattaaacaaattattggCTCACCGTCCCTGGTTGATATGCAAGTCTCACATAGAG aaACTTGCACGGTCACCCAACTCTAAGGACAACTGGTCCATTAGTGAACTGGTCCAGGCTCTTATTCTCATGGCACATTTTCATTCACTTTGTTCGTTTGTGTATGGATGTGGGATCAAATCTGAAATCGACCATAACGGAGGATACACATACAGACCCCAGTCACCGGTAGAGAAAAACGCAAATGATGTGGATTCTTCCGACAGTTCATCTACGAATGGGGATATT AATTCCGAGCCAGAAGTAGGAATAGAAGTTCTCATGGAAAGAATGAAGAAACTAGTGGAGGAAGGAGAAGAAGAAACAACTCAAGAGGAACGAGTGAAGAGATTTGAGAAAGTGGAGAGTCAGAGTGTGGAGA TTGCCGCAAATACAGTACGGCCATCGCCAAAAGCAGAGGTCCTGAAATATGTGGATGATGCGGAATATTGTTACCAGGATTTCGCTAAACGGTCATCTGTAGAGGACATACCAACATTTAGAGCAACAGATTATAGTTGGGAGGACCATGGGTTTTCCCTTTCTAATCGCTTGTATATGGACATTGGGAACCACCTGGAAGACAAATTCTCTGTAGCTACCAACATGACCTACTATAC AATGGGCGAGGTGAGAGATGTTGATACCACTGCGTTCCGGCGAGCAATTTGGAGCTACATTCACTGTTTATATGGCATCATGCACGATGATTACAATTACGGTCAGGTGAATCAGCTGCTAGAAAGAAATCTGAAGGCTTACATTAAAACTATGACGTGTTATCCAGAACGATTGACTCGCAAAGATTACGATAATGTCATGAGGGAGTTTAAACATTCAGAAAAG GTGCATGTGAATCTGATGTTACTGGAAGCTAGGTTTCAGGCAGAACTTCTATACGCGTTACGTGGTGTGATGCAGTTTATGACGTGA
- the LOC138325571 gene encoding sestrin-1-like isoform X4 gives MKKMTKLEHLLEILGVNHLGKMGLFKDTETQALFVDAFLQNNRLDHVVQLMGYHPQYLECFLRTQQYLMKGDGALPFHYRHYIAIMAASRHMCTYLVHLHEQEFILQGGDPEWLKGTSHVPKKLRDLNELNKLLAHRPWLICKSHIEKLARSPNSKDNWSISELVQALILMAHFHSLCSFVYGCGIKSEIDHNGGYTYRPQSPVEKNANDVDSSDSSSTNGDINSEPEVGIEVLMERMKKLVEEGEEETTQEERVKRFEKVESQSVEIAANTVRPSPKAEVLKYVDDAEYCYQDFAKRSSVEDIPTFRATDYSWEDHGFSLSNRLYMDIGNHLEDKFSVATNMTYYTMGEVRDVDTTAFRRAIWSYIHCLYGIMHDDYNYGQVNQLLERNLKAYIKTMTCYPERLTRKDYDNVMREFKHSEKVHVNLMLLEARFQAELLYALRGVMQFMT, from the exons ATGAAGAAAATGACGAAATTAGAACATTTACTAGAAATTTTAGGAGTGAATCACTTGGGAAAAATGGGACTCTTCAAAGATACAGag ACACAAGCCCTTTTTGTGGACGCTTTTCTACAAAATAACCGGCTAGACCATGTTGTTCAGCTTATGGGATATCATCCCCAGTACTTGGAATGTTTCCTGAGGACCCAGCAATATCTGATGAAAGGAGATGGGGCCCTACCATTCCACTATCGCCATTACATTGCCATTATG GCTGCCAGTCGACACATGTGCACCTATCTGGTTCATCTCCACGAGCAGGAGTTTATCCTTCAAGGTGGAGACCCCGAATGGTTGAAGGGAACTAGTCATGTTCCCAAGAAACTTAGAGATCTCAAtgaattaaacaaattattggCTCACCGTCCCTGGTTGATATGCAAGTCTCACATAGAG aaACTTGCACGGTCACCCAACTCTAAGGACAACTGGTCCATTAGTGAACTGGTCCAGGCTCTTATTCTCATGGCACATTTTCATTCACTTTGTTCGTTTGTGTATGGATGTGGGATCAAATCTGAAATCGACCATAACGGAGGATACACATACAGACCCCAGTCACCGGTAGAGAAAAACGCAAATGATGTGGATTCTTCCGACAGTTCATCTACGAATGGGGATATT AATTCCGAGCCAGAAGTAGGAATAGAAGTTCTCATGGAAAGAATGAAGAAACTAGTGGAGGAAGGAGAAGAAGAAACAACTCAAGAGGAACGAGTGAAGAGATTTGAGAAAGTGGAGAGTCAGAGTGTGGAGA TTGCCGCAAATACAGTACGGCCATCGCCAAAAGCAGAGGTCCTGAAATATGTGGATGATGCGGAATATTGTTACCAGGATTTCGCTAAACGGTCATCTGTAGAGGACATACCAACATTTAGAGCAACAGATTATAGTTGGGAGGACCATGGGTTTTCCCTTTCTAATCGCTTGTATATGGACATTGGGAACCACCTGGAAGACAAATTCTCTGTAGCTACCAACATGACCTACTATAC AATGGGCGAGGTGAGAGATGTTGATACCACTGCGTTCCGGCGAGCAATTTGGAGCTACATTCACTGTTTATATGGCATCATGCACGATGATTACAATTACGGTCAGGTGAATCAGCTGCTAGAAAGAAATCTGAAGGCTTACATTAAAACTATGACGTGTTATCCAGAACGATTGACTCGCAAAGATTACGATAATGTCATGAGGGAGTTTAAACATTCAGAAAAG GTGCATGTGAATCTGATGTTACTGGAAGCTAGGTTTCAGGCAGAACTTCTATACGCGTTACGTGGTGTGATGCAGTTTATGACGTGA
- the LOC138325571 gene encoding sestrin-1-like isoform X3, with product MNRIYRKIRCLIYWRRDKFVRAHIKINERSYKIPRVQKGGISSFVPEREIIPASSKDTETQALFVDAFLQNNRLDHVVQLMGYHPQYLECFLRTQQYLMKGDGALPFHYRHYIAIMAASRHMCTYLVHLHEQEFILQGGDPEWLKGTSHVPKKLRDLNELNKLLAHRPWLICKSHIEKLARSPNSKDNWSISELVQALILMAHFHSLCSFVYGCGIKSEIDHNGGYTYRPQSPVEKNANDVDSSDSSSTNGDINSEPEVGIEVLMERMKKLVEEGEEETTQEERVKRFEKVESQSVEIAANTVRPSPKAEVLKYVDDAEYCYQDFAKRSSVEDIPTFRATDYSWEDHGFSLSNRLYMDIGNHLEDKFSVATNMTYYTMGEVRDVDTTAFRRAIWSYIHCLYGIMHDDYNYGQVNQLLERNLKAYIKTMTCYPERLTRKDYDNVMREFKHSEKVHVNLMLLEARFQAELLYALRGVMQFMT from the exons ATAATACCAGCGAGCTCTAAAGACACCGAG ACACAAGCCCTTTTTGTGGACGCTTTTCTACAAAATAACCGGCTAGACCATGTTGTTCAGCTTATGGGATATCATCCCCAGTACTTGGAATGTTTCCTGAGGACCCAGCAATATCTGATGAAAGGAGATGGGGCCCTACCATTCCACTATCGCCATTACATTGCCATTATG GCTGCCAGTCGACACATGTGCACCTATCTGGTTCATCTCCACGAGCAGGAGTTTATCCTTCAAGGTGGAGACCCCGAATGGTTGAAGGGAACTAGTCATGTTCCCAAGAAACTTAGAGATCTCAAtgaattaaacaaattattggCTCACCGTCCCTGGTTGATATGCAAGTCTCACATAGAG aaACTTGCACGGTCACCCAACTCTAAGGACAACTGGTCCATTAGTGAACTGGTCCAGGCTCTTATTCTCATGGCACATTTTCATTCACTTTGTTCGTTTGTGTATGGATGTGGGATCAAATCTGAAATCGACCATAACGGAGGATACACATACAGACCCCAGTCACCGGTAGAGAAAAACGCAAATGATGTGGATTCTTCCGACAGTTCATCTACGAATGGGGATATT AATTCCGAGCCAGAAGTAGGAATAGAAGTTCTCATGGAAAGAATGAAGAAACTAGTGGAGGAAGGAGAAGAAGAAACAACTCAAGAGGAACGAGTGAAGAGATTTGAGAAAGTGGAGAGTCAGAGTGTGGAGA TTGCCGCAAATACAGTACGGCCATCGCCAAAAGCAGAGGTCCTGAAATATGTGGATGATGCGGAATATTGTTACCAGGATTTCGCTAAACGGTCATCTGTAGAGGACATACCAACATTTAGAGCAACAGATTATAGTTGGGAGGACCATGGGTTTTCCCTTTCTAATCGCTTGTATATGGACATTGGGAACCACCTGGAAGACAAATTCTCTGTAGCTACCAACATGACCTACTATAC AATGGGCGAGGTGAGAGATGTTGATACCACTGCGTTCCGGCGAGCAATTTGGAGCTACATTCACTGTTTATATGGCATCATGCACGATGATTACAATTACGGTCAGGTGAATCAGCTGCTAGAAAGAAATCTGAAGGCTTACATTAAAACTATGACGTGTTATCCAGAACGATTGACTCGCAAAGATTACGATAATGTCATGAGGGAGTTTAAACATTCAGAAAAG GTGCATGTGAATCTGATGTTACTGGAAGCTAGGTTTCAGGCAGAACTTCTATACGCGTTACGTGGTGTGATGCAGTTTATGACGTGA